A region of Colletotrichum destructivum chromosome 11, complete sequence DNA encodes the following proteins:
- a CDS encoding Putative cytochrome P450 has translation MALGLHAAGHWLMTLVLWPLVVGLSLISVPIFLIIVYNLTFHPLSKYPGPKLWAATRIPYSMMLIRGNPHTTILDLHQKYNAEIIRVSPNEISIQHPEAWKEVMGHRKTGAEENGKDPDFVDPKGIDILSATRENHGRYRRVLSHGFSTKSMLDQQPIIRSYVDLLIDRLYEISSQGPVDIVKWYNYTTFDIISDLSFGEPFGCLENSDYHPWIKVVFQNVQMLAFINVIRGFKGVAKLLKLLMPKSVVEKGQSYNKLVREKVDKRMALGTPRPDFVESMLRKGAEPMTKDEIYSNCMNLILAGSDTTATALSGATYFLLMHPEMLRKITDEVRNGFKSSKEINLTSTAKLEFFQAVLEETIRAYPPVPSASPRKTPPAGQEVLGRWIPGNTTISLWHWPMYHNEKHFAKPYGFHPERWMGDPEFKDDQTEAFKPFHIGPRNCIGTNLAYAEMRMILAQVLWHFDISMGPGNDDWIERQSIYMLWKKPPLMINLTPRKLG, from the exons ATGGCCTTGGGACTCCATGCGGCGGGCCACTGGCTCATGACTCTTGTCCTCTGGCCTCTCGTAGTAGGACTGTCACTG ATTTCCGTCCCCATCTTTCTTATTATCGTTTACAACCTTACATTTCACCCATTGAGCAAATATCCGGGCCCTAAACTATGGGCAGCGACCCGCATCCCCTACTCAATGATGCTCATTCGCGGCAACCCCCATACAACCATCCTCGACTTACATCAGAAGTACAACGCAGAGATTATTCGTGTTTCCCCAAACGAAATTTCTATTCAACACCCGGAAGCCTGGAAGGAGGTTATGGGGCACCGTAAAACCGGCGCTGAAGAGAACGGGAAGGATCCTGACTTTGTTGATCCTAAAGGTATCGATATTCTATCAGCTACCAGGGAAAACCACGGTCGCTACCGTCGCGTTCTGTCTCATGGCTTCTCTACAAAGAGTATGCTAGATCAGCAACCTATCATTCGTTCCTACGTCGATCTCCTTATCGACCGCCTCTACGAAATCTCCAGCCAAGGCCCAGTTGATATTGTCAAGTGGTATAACTACACTACTTTTGATATTATTAGCGACCTGAGCTTTGGTGAACCCTTTGGGTGTCTTGAGAACTCTGACTATCACCCCTGGATTAAGGTGGTCTTCCAGAATGTTCAGATGCTAGCCTTTATCAACGTTATACGGGGCTTTAAGGGTGTTGCAAAGCTGCTTAAGCTGTTGATGCCTAAGTCTGTAGTTGAAAAGGGACAGTCCTACAACAAACTTGTTCGGGAAAAGGTCGATAAGAGAATGGCTCTTGGCACGCCAAGGCCGGATTTTGTTGAATCTATGCTTAGGAAGGGTGCAGAG CCTATGACAAAAGACGAGATATATTCAAACTGTATGAATCTAATCTTGGCCGGCTCTGAtacaacggcaacggcgctCTCGGGAGCCACCTACTTCTTACTTATGCACCCGGAGATGCTTAGAAAAATTACTGACGAAGTCAGAAATGGGTTCAAAAGTAGTAAGGAAATTAACCTGACAAGTACAGCAAAGCTTGAGTTCTTCCAAGCTGTTCTTGAGGAAACTATAAGGGCGTACCCGCCTGTCCCCTCTGCTTCACCTCGAAAGACGCCACCTGCAGGGCAGGAAGTGCTTGGGCGTTGGATACCTGGCAAT ACAACAATAAGCCTGTGGCATTGGCCGATGTATCATAATGAGAAGCATTTTGCTAAACCCTATGGGTTTCACCCTGAGAGGTGGATGGGCGACCCTGAGTTTAAGGACGACCAAACAGAAGCCTTTAAGCCTTTCCACATTGGTCCAAGGAACTGTATAGGCACCAA TCTGGCTTATGCTGAGATGAGAATGATTCTTGCTCAGGTCTTGTGGCATTTTGATATCAGCATGGGCCCTGGGAACGATGACTGGATTGAACGTCAAAGCATCTATATGCTTTGGAAAAAGCCTCCGTTAATGATTAATCTAACGCCTAGGAAACTTGGCTAG
- a CDS encoding Putative Acyl transferase domain superfamily, quinone oxidoreductase/zeta-crystallin, thiolase yields the protein MGSTIPGLDEDIAIIGMACRFPGDATSPSRLWELLMDGRSAWSEIPASRWNWEAHYHPSQERAGSNTVRGGHFLRDGEQNGKQFDAAFFNITRKETETMDLQQRIVLENVYEAMESAGLRLEDVKGSKTSVFAGVFTDDVRSILQEDPDLSVRYKPIGTSAAILAARVSWFYDLRGSSFTLDTACSSSIVALHTGAQDLRAGLSDMSIITGVNIIESPEFMFRASGLGMVSPDGKCFSLDARANGYGRGEGVGTLILKPVRAAIRDGNVIRAVVRGTGVNSDGRGTGGITLPNKEAQVRLIRDVYARNNLDPDHTGFLEGHFTGTPAGDPIEASAIAAVFQRGEPPRGAAAAAAAADRPPLYVGAVKANIGHVEAASGMAQVIKTVLVLENGIIPPNTNFEKINPRIPIDRWGLKLPLVPTPFEAGPSGVRRASINSFGFGGTNAHVVLDDAKSYLDRLGLGGERGSLLHATKPGTGAPLASSPGEDKSSQQQQQQAVAGHKIFFFSANDQDGISRVLASLAEHLQKKQQQQQTGENGSTSQTDMDDAYLSSLAMTLSERRSRLAWRLAITADSATSLVAALADPTTITAGAVRPGKASTPAAAFIFTGQGAQWFAMGRELLVFDVFRASVAEADRFIAGTLGSGFSVLEELAQRSAETSRIDQPLYSQTLCTVLQVALVDLLASWNLAPRRVVGHSSGEIGAAYAAGALDRESAWKVAYYRGVVSAKPAADNARGAMMAIGCTADEAGPLIARVHEELGADGELVIACYNSPRSLTISGDETKVDALMKVASGKGLFARKLRVAKAYHSRHMIPVSDEYRSLMGTLRAGAATAASAATATTAAAVKVKQPPSSDDVQVVSSVTGGLIAASDMTNAEYWVRNLVSPVRFSQALVALCTSNVAKRQLKVGGGAELPVSHLVEIGPHGALQAAARDAVLSDPNHKALRYISVLTRGKHACATALNAVGALAAAGLPVDLAKVNRYNNNNNNNNSNSNSNKAMLVDLPPYPFHHAKETYSWLESRTSRAWRFRKHARHDVLGAPVRDWDPDAPRWRNHLRVSEVPWLRDHKVTDSIVVAGVTYLVMAIEAVRQLYGDRGEAPLGFNLRDVSISRALQVSEDEHTETMFSMKRVAESRQSDSSLWWEWKVTSFSAHDDTWLEHSRGQIAAETEASTATGVVDDGREERAQRRHYSELLSTVTRACAAPQTELLPSKYAELERIGLGFGPLFRNIVSMYGYSSSKSDSDSGSGSGTSSVHKTGGGQSLATIRIPDMATAMPAHALAPSVIHPPVFDSILQCFIFALQASAERLTEPMVPVAMRSVWVSAAIEAQPGAELTVHAAAGRVGHKRAEADITAWSTDRGAERPVRVVMRGIEAVPLQHSAAAAAAAAGSGREICFTLDWKPDVDILEANGEAEACIRRALQPLETPALEESAAEQLRDVQLACVICITEAVKELEARPLADEEALPDHLKKYLGWLRLIADEYENNNVLRQDASWPAIVEDAAARDRFLAEYEASGHPEAVMICRMGRNIAPILRGDVDGLHLLFGMDDMLERVYRVAIGTQKIHALMGEYARTLSHKRGADLRVLEIGAGTGGTTTSILEAVCPTGTRVIGDSRLLKYTYTDISPSFFDTAATKLGKWKAGGVIEFKTLDIDRDVEEQGFDLASYDLVIAANCLHATSDITKTMARVNSLLKPSGKLFLQETTEQRCLESPLVFGMLAGWWAAKEDFRPWGPLLDGKGWQRVLRDAGFSDTVLELKDSPREEQHVQSMVVATRPAEGEEEEQREEEATSNKQQQQQQQQKQLDEDDVIHRVFVIAHTTPEDVALATSVASAVSEVTKLGVSVVRFADLAQHKLTNTCCIVTMETTAPFLSSSFSEAEFSLLRHVLTTAGGLLWLTLDPHENPHMALIPGLLRTVRWERDLDGSDLLLLHLPSSAEASLVASSVVKVFKHHFAGPFLSPDRHADYLVSPDHGGPGFIQTARIVAAPPVNDFIARRTTVLQPQLQAFGADPGRSLKLHTSGPGNLDKLHFVDWPGAEQPLGANEVQVDIKSAGLNFRDVMVAMGELANNILGYEGAGVVTHVGAEVTDVKVGDRVIAVWNGANNCLQTRMRVPRDLLARIPDSMSFEEAASIPVVFVTAYFCLYEVARLKAGETILVHAAAGGTGQAVIQLAKHLGAEVYATVSSREKRTLLMDEYGLAEDHIFSSRDLSFADGVMRMTDGKGVDVIVNSLSGEALRASFGCIAMFGRFVEIGKRDIMANSKIGLLPFSRCATFTAVDLAQITTLARPLASRIMRSVVDLHAAGTLHACRPLNVHTFGEMEDAFRILQQGKHTGKVVLTAHPEDLVKVVPKPPAPTRLRPDATYLLPGGAGGLGRSIAKWMAGPAQGAKNLVFLSRSGADAATTRELLAELAAAGVRATALKCNVADEAQLVAALAELARLGFPRVAGVIQGAMQLRDSAFEFMSHAQWEECLGPKVQGTWNLHKHLPADMDFFVMLGSVAGLVGNRGQSNYAAGNTFQDALAIHRRARGLAATCIDLCNVMSVGFVAENQETLNKNPLFFYAHDGIREDEFLSLVEFHLDAERAGCRGRPQIGVGLAPLSVFKERGLPEPTFIKSPLFRQLRSASGESGAAADAAAGADQNGAVSVTHALKFAESLEAAADIICDALVKRISRTMRISEPDIDVGKPIHVYGVDSLVAMEIRNYLASECGSAIAVLEIMGNKSIEVLSGEIAKGSKFVQSAKKAA from the exons ATGGGGTCTACCAttcccggcctcgacgaagacatcgccatcatcggcatggcCTGCCGCTTCCCCGGCGACGCCACGAGCCCTTCGAGGCTGTGGGAGCTGCTGATGGACGGCAGGTCGGCCTGGTCCGAGATCCCGGCGTCGAGATGGAACTGGGAGGCGCACTACCACCCGTCGCAGGAGCGCGCGGGGAGCAACACCGTCAGGGGCGGGCACTTTTtgcgcgacggcgagcagAACGGCAAGCAGTTCGAcgcggccttcttcaacatcacCCGCAAAGAGACGGAAACGATGGATCTTCAGCAGCGGATAGTCC TGGAAAATGTCTACGAAGCAATGGAGAGCGCCGGCCTCCGgctcgaggacgtcaaggGCAGCAAAACCAGCGTGTTCGCGGGCGTCTTCACCGACGACGTCCGTTCCATCTTGCAAGAGGACCCGGACCTATCCGTCAGGTATAAGCCCATCggcaccagcgccgccatcctcgcgGCCCGGGTAAGCTGGTTCTACGACCTGAGAGGCAGCAGCTTCACCTTGGACACGGCGTGCTCGAGCAGCATCGTGGCGTTGCACACGGGAGCCCAGGACCTGCGCGCCGGGCTCAGCGATATG TCCATCATCACCGGGGTCAATATAATCGAGTCCCCCGAGTTCATGTTCCGCGCCAGCGGCCTCGGCATGGTGTCGCCCGACGGCAAGTGCTTCTCGCTCGACGCGCGCGCCAACGGCtacggccgcggcgagggggTGGGCACGCTGATTCTCAAACCCGTGCGGGCGGCCATCCGCGACGGCAACGTGATCCGCGCCGTGGTGCGCGGCACAGGCGTCAACTCGGACGGCCGCGGCACGGGCGGCATCACGCTGCCTAACAAGGAGGCCCAGGTACGCCTCATACGGGACGTGTACGCGCGCAACAACCTCGACCCGGACCACACCGGCTTCCTCGAGGGCCACTTCACGGGcacgccggccggcgaccCGATCGAGGCGAGCGCCATCGCGGCTGTGTTCCAGCGTGGCGAACCGCCGAgaggggcggcagcggcggcggcggccgccgacaGGCCGCCGCTGTACGTGGGCGCGGTCAAGGCCAATATTGGCCacgtcgaggcggcgtcCGGCATGGCCCAGGTGATCAAGACGGTCTTGGTGCTGGAAAACGGCATCATACCGCCCAACACCAACTTTGAAAAGATCAACCCCAGGATACCCATTGACAGATGGGGCCTCAAGCTGCCTCTGGTCCCGACACCGTTTGAGGCAGGGCCCTCGGGTGTCCGGCGCGCGAGCATCAACAGCTTCGGGTTTGGCGGCACCAACGCCCACGTCGTGCTGGATGACGCGAAAAGCTATCTGGACAGGTTGGGTCTGGGTGGTGAGAGGGGCAGCCTCTTACACGCAACAAAGCCGGGCACAGGGGCACCACTCGCAAGCTCCCCCGGAGAGGACAAGAgctcgcagcagcagcagcagcaggccgtgGCAGGCCACAagatcttcttcttctcggccaacGATCAAGACGGCATCTCGCGGGTCCTCGCCAGCCTCGCAGAGCACCTGCAGAagaagcaacagcagcagcagactGGCGAGAACGGATCAACCTCCCAAACAGACATGGACGACGCATACCTCTCCAGCCTCGCCATGACGCTTTCGGAACGGCGCTCACGCCTAGCCTGGCgcctcgccatcaccgccgaCTCGGCCACGTCTCTCGTTGCCGCGCTCGCCGatcccaccaccatcacggccggcgccgtccggCCCGGCaaggcctcgacgcccgccgcggccttcATCTTCACTGGCCAAGGCGCGCAGTGGTTCGCCATGGGCCGCGAGctgctcgtcttcgacgTCTTCCGCGCgagcgtcgccgaggccgacagGTTCATCGCCGGCACGCTCGGCAGCGGGTTCAGCgtgctggaggagctcgcgCAGCGCAGCGCCGAGACCAGCAGGATCGACCAGCCGCTGTACTCGCAGACGCTGTGCACCGTGCTGCAAGTCGCCCTCGTGGACCTGCTGGCCAGCTGGAACCTGGCGCCCAGGCGCGTGGTCGGGCACTCGAGCGGCGAGATCGGGGCGGCGTACGCGGCGGGCGCGCTGGATCGCGAGTCGGCCTGGAAGGTCGCGTACTACCGCGGCGTCGTCAGCGCGAAGCCCGCGGCCGACAACGCGCGCGGCGCCATGATGGCCATCGGAtgcaccgccgacgaggcagGCCCGCTCATCGCCCGGGTTcacgaggagctcggcgccgacggggagctcgtcatcgcctGCTACAACTCGCCCCGCAGCCTCACCATCTCGGGAGACGAGACCAAGGTGGACGCGCTGATGAAGGTGGCGAGCGGCAAGGGGCTCTTCGCGAGGAAGCTGCGCGTAGCCAAGGCGTACCACTCGCGCCACATGATTCCCGTATCCGACGAATACCGGTCGCTGATGGGCACGCTCCGAGCTGGTGCCGCCACTGCTGCTAgtgctgctactgctactaCTGCTGCCGCGGTCAAGGTCAAgcagccgccgtcgtccgacGATGTGCAGGTCGTGTCTTCGGTCACGGGCGGTCTGATCGCCGCGAGCGACATGACCAACGCCGAATACTGGGTGCGGAACCTCGTGTCGCCGGTGCGGTTCTCGCAGGCGCTCGTGGCCCTGTGCACCTCCAACGTCGCCAAGAGGCAgctcaaggtcggcggcggcgccgagctgcccGTGTCGCACCTCGTCGAGATCGGCCCGCACGGCGCgctgcaggcggcggcgcgcgacGCCGTGCTCAGTGACCCGAACCACAAGGCCCTGCGCTACATCTCCGTCCTGACTCGAGGGAAACACGCGTGTGCCACTGCGCTGAACGCAGTCGGCGCGCTGGCTGCGGCGGGCCTGCCGGTCGACCTGGCCAAGGTCAACAGgtacaacaacaacaacaacaacaacaacagcaacagcaacagcaacaaggCCATGCTGGTCGATCTGCCGCCGTACCCCTTCCATCACGCAAAGGAGACGTATTCCTGGCTGGAATCCCGCACCAGCCGCGCGTGGCGGTTCCGCAAACACGCCCGgcacgacgtcctcggcgcccccGTCCGCGACTGGGACCCGGACGCCCCGAGGTGGCGCAACCACCTCCGCGTGTCCGAGGTGCCGTGGCTCCGCGACCACAAGGTCACGgacagcatcgtcgtcgccggcgtgaCGTACCTCGTcatggccatcgaggccgtgcGCCAGCTGTACGGCGACAGGGGCGAGGCGCCGCTCGGCTTCAACCTGCGCGACGTGAGCATCTCGCGCGCGCTACAGGtcagcgaggacgagcacaCCGAGACCATGTTCTCCATGAAGCGCGTCGCCGAGTCGCGCCAGTCGGACAGCAGCCTGTGGTGGGAGTGGAAGGTCACGTCCTTCAGCGCCCACGACGACACCTGGCTGGAGCACAGCCGCGGGcagatcgccgccgagaccgaggcctCGACCGCCACGGGCGtcgtggacgacggccgcgaggAGAGGGCGCAGCGCCGCCACTACAGCGAGCTGCTGTCCACCGTGACGCGggcctgcgccgcgccgcaGACGGAGCTTCTCCCGAGCAAGtacgccgagctcgagcgcATCGGCCTCGGGTTCGGGCCCCTGTTCCGCAACATCGTCAGCATGTACGGGTACTCCAGCTCCAagagcgacagcgacagcggcagcggcagcggcaccaGCAGCGTCCAcaagacgggcggcggccagtCGCTTGCCACGATCCGCATCCCAGACATGGCCACGGCCATGCCGGCGCACGCGCTCGCCCCCTCGGTGATCCACCCGCCCGTCTTCGACAGCATCTTGCAGTGCTTCATCTTCGCCTTGCAGGCCTCGGCCGAGCGACTGACGGAGCCCATGGTGCCTGTCGCCATGCGCAGCGTGTGGGtcagcgccgccatcgaggcccaGCCCGGTGCCGAGCTCACGGtgcacgccgccgccggccgcgtcggccACAAGAGGGCCGAGGCAGACATCACGGCCTGGAGCACCGACCGGGGGGCCGAGAGACCCGTGAGAGTCGTCATGCgcggcatcgaggccgtGCCTTTGCAGCAtagcgcggcggcggcggcggcggcggccggcagcggGCGCGAAATCTGTTTCACTCTGGACTGGAAGCCGGACGTGGACATCCTCGAGGCAaacggcgaggccgaggcctgCATACGCCGCGCCCTGCAGCCGCTGGAGACGCCAGCGCTCGAGGAGAGCGCCGCCGAACAGCTCCGAGACGTCCAGTTGGCGTGCGTCATCTGCatcaccgaggccgtcaaggagctcgaggcgcGGCCGCTCGCAGACGAAGAGGCGTTGCCCGACCACCTCAAGAAATACCTCGGCTGGCTGCGCCTGATCGCCGACGAGTACGAAAACAACAACGTGCTCCGCCAGGACGCCTCGTGGCCGGCCATCGTGGAAGACGCCGCGGCACGCGACAGGTTCCTCGCCGAGTACGAGGCGTCGGGCCACCCCGAGGCCGTCATGATTTGTCGGATGGGGCGCAATATCGCGCCCATCCtccgcggcgacgtcgacggacTGCACCTGCTATTCGGCATGGACGACATGCTCGAGCGCGTGTACCGCGTCGCCATTGGGACCCAGAAGATCCACGCCCTGATGGGCGAGTATGCCAGGACGTTGAGCCACAAGCGCGGCGCTGACCTCAGGGTGCTGGAAATCGGTGCCGGGACCGGCGGCACGACGACCAgcatcctcgaggccgttTGCCCGACGGGCACCCGCGTCATCGGAGACTCGCGGCTGCTCAAGTACACGTACACGGACATCAGCCCGAGCTTTTTCGACACGGCGGCAACCAAGTTGGGCAAGTggaaggccggcggcgtcatcgaATTCAAGACGTTGGATATCGACAGAGAtgtcgaggagcagggcTTCGACCTGGCCTCGTACGACCtggtcatcgccgccaactGTCTCCACGCGACCTCGGACATCACCAAGACCATGGCCCGCGTCAACAGTCTGTTGAAACCCAGCGGCAAACTCTTCCTCCAGGAAACTACCGAGCAACGGTGCCTCGAGTCTCCTCTGGTGTTCGGCATGCTTGCAGGCTGGTGGGCTGCCAAGGAGGACTTCCGCCCCTGGGGTCCGCTGCTGGATGGCAAAGGGTGGCAGCGAGTGCTGCGCGATGCCGGCTTTTCCGACACTGTGCTGGAGCTCAAGGACTCGCCGAGAGAGGAGCAACACGTGCAGAGCATGGTTGTAGCGACGCGGCCAgcggagggggaagaagaagaacaacgagaagaagaagccaccagcaacaagcagcagcagcagcagcagcagcagaagcagctcgacgaggacgatgttATCCACCGGGTGTTTGTCATTGCGCATACAACgcccgaggacgtcgccctggCTACGTCTGTGGCTTCTGCCGTGTCCGAGGTGACCAAGCTCGGCGTGAGCGTCGTTCGGTTCGCCGACCTGGCCCAGCACAAACTGACAAACACATGCTGCATCGTGACGATGGAGACCACCGCGCCCTTCCTCTCGTCGTCCTTCAGCGAGGCCGAGTTCTCGCTGTTGCGCCACGTGCTGACCACGGCCGGAGGGCTTCTTTGGCTCACGCTCGATCCGCACGAGAATCCGCACATGGCGTTGATACCAGGCCTGCTTCGTACCGTCCGCTGGGAGAGAGACCTCGACGGCTCGGACCTGTTGCTTCTGCACCTGCCCTCGTCTGCCGAGGCCTCGCTCGTTGCCTCCAGCGTCGTTAAGGTCTTCAAGCATCATTTCGCCGGACCCTTCCTGTCGCCGGATCGCCATGCCGACTACCTCGTCAGCCCGGACCATGGCGGGCCAGGCTTCATCCAGACGGCCCGAATCGTCGCCGCTCCCCCCGTCAACGACTTCATCGCACGGAGGACGACCGTGCTCCAGCCTCAGCTGCAGGCGTTCGGTGCCGACCCGGGCCGCAGCCTGAAGCTCCACACCTCCGGGCCGGGGAATCTGGACAAGCTGCACTTCGTCGACTGGCCGGGCGCAGAGCAGCCCCTCGGGGCCAACGAGGTCCAGGTAGACATCAAGTCGGCGGGCCTGAACTTCCGCGACGTCATGGTGGCCATGGGCGAGCTGGCCAACAACATTCTCGGCtacgagggcgccggcgtcgtcacgcacgtcggcgccgaggtgacggatgtcaaggtcggcgaccgcgtcatcgccgtctgGAATGGCGCCAACAACTGCCTCCAGACCCGTATGAGGGTGCCCCGGGACCTCCTGGCCAGGATCCCCGACAGCATGTcgttcgaggaggccgccagcATCCCCGTCGTCTTCGTGACGGCCTACTTTTGTCTGTACGAGGTGGCGCGtctcaaggccggcgagaccatcctcgtccacgccgcggcgggcggcacAGGCCAGGCCGTGATCCAGCTGGCCAAGCATCTGGGCGCCGAGGTCTACGCAACGGTTTCCTCGCGCGAGAAGAGGACGCTGCTGATGGACGAGTACGGCCTTGCCGAGGATCACATCTTCAGCAGTCGCGACTTGTCCTTTGCAGACGGCGTTATGCGAATGACCGATGGCAAGGGCGTCGATGTGATTGTCAACTCTCTCTCGGGCGAGGCACTGCGTGCCTCCTTCGGCTGCATCGCCATGTTCGGGCGGTTTGTCGAAATAGGGAAACGCGACATCATGGCCAACAGCAAAATCGGCCTGCTCCCCTTCAGCCGATGCGCCACCTTcacggccgtcgacctcgcccagATAACGACCCTGGCGCGCCCGCTGGCCTCGCGCATCATGcgctccgtcgtcgacctgcaCGCCGCTGGCACGCTCCACGCCTGCAGGCCGCTCAACGTGCACACCTTTGGCGAGATGGAAGACGCCTTCCGCATCCTGCAGCAGGGCAAGCACACGGGCAAGGTCGTCCTCACGGCGCACCCAgaggacctcgtcaaggtcgTCCCCAAGCCGCCTGCGCCGACGCGTCTGAGACCCGACGCGACCTACCTGCTgcccggcggcgctggcgggcTCGGGCGGTCCATCGCCAAGTGGATGGCCGGGCCGGCGCAGGGCGCCAAGAACCTGGTGTTCCTCTCGCGCAgcggtgccgacgccgcgacgacgcgcgagctgctcgccgagctggctGCCGCGGGCgtgcgggcgacggcgctcAAGTgcaacgtcgccgacgaggcacAGCTGGTCGcggcgctggccgagctggcTCGCCTGGGCTTCCCCCGCGTCGCGGGCGTCATCCAGGGGGCGATGCAGCTCCGCGACTCGGCCTTTGAGTTCATGTCGCACGCGCAATGGGAAGAGTGTCTGGGTCCCAAGGTGCAGGGCACGTGGAACCTGCACAAGCACCTGCCCGCCGACATGGACTTCTTCGTGATGCTGGGCAGCGTCGCCGGGCTCGTCGGCAACCGGGGCCAGTCCAACTACGCGGCGGGCAACACGTTCCAGGATGCGCTCGCTATACACCGGCGCGCGCgggggctggcggcgacgtgcATTGATCTGTGCAATGTCATGAGCGTCGGCTTTGTCGCCGAGAACCAGGAGACGCTGAATAAGAACCCGCTGTTCTTCTACGCGCACGACGGCATCCGCGAGGACGAGTTCCTCAGTCTGGTCGAGTTccacctcgacgccgagcggGCGGGCTGCCGGGGCCGGCCCCagatcggcgtcggcctggcGCCGCTGTCCGTGTTCAAGGAGCGCGGGCTGCCCGAGCCGACGTTCATCAAGTCGCCGCTGTTCCGGCAGCTGCGGTCGGCGAGCGGCGAGtcgggcgccgcggcggacgcTGCCGCGGGGGCGGATCAGaacggcgccgtctcggTGACGCATGCTCTCAAGTTTGCCGAAAGcctggaggcggcggcagacaTCATTTGCGACGCGCTGGTGAAGAGGATCAGCCGCACGATGCGGATTTCAGAGCCGGACATTGACGTCGGCAAGCCGATTCATGTCTACGGCGTGGACTCGCTGGTGGCGATGGAGATCCGGAACTACCTCGCCAGTGAGTGCGGGTCTGCGATTGCCGTCCTGGAGATCATGGGCAACAAAAGCATTGAGGTTCTGAGTGGTGAGATTGCCAAGGGAAGCAAGTTTGTACAAAGTGCGAAGAAAGCAGCCtga